In the Enterococcus saigonensis genome, one interval contains:
- a CDS encoding alpha-amylase family glycosyl hydrolase: MWWEKAVFYEIYLPSFADSNCDGIGDFNGIKEKLPYLKELGIDALWLTPFYPSPKVDNGYDVADYCDVDSQYGSLQDLEDLIQATKNLGMCIIIDVVFNHTSIKHPWFQAALQSVESKKRDWYVWRDKPNNWESFFGGSAWEYDEESQQYYYHSFAKEQADLNWHHPAVKQSIFQILDFWIEKGIDGFRFDVINNLTVNTNFEDNPVDENGRQIHQNDVNQKGILTVLKEINAHIKKRNTELFTVAEISSDDLQVINQYVGSDLFDTAFNFNLGSQEKLNLNYFARQYKAMNTTGKLPTLFFNSHDMSRSWERLAKENRDIYQLLIVLLTINNGITFLFQGEELGLGDFVPSNLTETRDIQAKNKYFELLHTEGEVKAMAAANLVNRDRSRGMLPFNMNGWIGPSKVNESEKIITAGYKALIELRHKEGPFLFS; encoded by the coding sequence ATGTGGTGGGAAAAAGCAGTTTTTTATGAAATTTATCTCCCTTCTTTTGCAGATAGTAACTGTGATGGGATTGGCGATTTTAACGGAATAAAGGAAAAGTTACCTTACTTGAAAGAACTCGGGATAGATGCGCTTTGGCTAACACCGTTTTATCCATCTCCAAAAGTGGATAATGGATATGACGTGGCAGATTACTGTGATGTTGATAGCCAATATGGTTCATTGCAAGATTTAGAAGATTTAATCCAAGCAACAAAAAATTTGGGTATGTGCATTATCATTGATGTTGTTTTTAATCACACATCGATTAAACATCCCTGGTTTCAAGCAGCATTACAAAGCGTGGAATCTAAAAAACGAGATTGGTATGTGTGGCGAGATAAGCCCAATAATTGGGAAAGTTTTTTTGGTGGTTCTGCGTGGGAATATGATGAAGAAAGTCAGCAATATTATTATCACAGTTTTGCCAAAGAACAAGCTGATTTAAATTGGCATCATCCAGCCGTAAAGCAGAGTATCTTTCAAATACTCGATTTTTGGATTGAAAAAGGAATCGATGGCTTCCGTTTTGATGTGATTAATAATCTAACAGTAAATACTAACTTTGAAGATAATCCTGTAGATGAAAACGGGCGGCAGATTCATCAAAATGATGTAAATCAAAAGGGGATTTTAACGGTCTTAAAAGAAATCAATGCCCATATAAAAAAAAGAAATACAGAATTGTTCACAGTTGCGGAGATTAGTTCTGATGACTTACAAGTTATTAATCAATATGTTGGTTCAGACTTATTTGATACCGCTTTTAATTTTAACTTAGGTAGTCAGGAAAAGCTAAATTTAAATTACTTTGCACGTCAGTATAAAGCCATGAATACTACTGGAAAATTACCGACACTCTTTTTTAACAGTCATGATATGAGTCGCTCTTGGGAACGATTAGCAAAAGAAAATAGAGATATTTATCAATTATTGATTGTTTTATTAACAATCAATAATGGCATAACGTTTTTATTTCAGGGCGAAGAATTAGGTTTAGGTGACTTTGTGCCTAGTAATTTGACAGAGACTCGTGATATCCAAGCAAAAAATAAGTATTTTGAATTATTGCACACTGAAGGTGAAGTAAAAGCGATGGCGGCAGCAAATCTAGTTAATCGCGATCGTTCAAGAGGTATGCTTCCGTTTAATATGAATGGTTGGATTGGTCCATCAAAGGTAAACGAGTCAGAAAAAATAATTACTGCTGGATACAAAGCGTTAATTGAACTGCGACATAAAGAAGGTCCTTTTTTATTTTCTTAA
- a CDS encoding DUF1861 family protein, whose amino-acid sequence MIYVEELLEKYRKTQTESKATKLTFKNVGDKDVYNITAPFTLDGQVIIAGRVESREDEHSEIILFTEAEENTWVPIETGIRLSLQDPFFTKIDNTIILGGVEVNFLPTGQAKWRTVFYRLETCHSAVKIFAGPWGMKDLRLKQLNDGKILVLTRPQGTKGGRGKIGAVVIEDLTSLSIEIIENATLLANQFTDSEWGGANEIHQIETSIWVLGHIAKFDEKNDRHYYAMAFELDLANFAMKNAKIIAERKDFAAGPAKRPDLVDIVFSGGIVVKDQKAVIYAGISDANAQKLEIENPFR is encoded by the coding sequence ATGATTTATGTGGAAGAATTACTAGAAAAATATCGTAAGACACAAACTGAGTCTAAAGCAACCAAGTTAACATTTAAAAACGTAGGGGATAAGGATGTTTATAATATCACAGCTCCATTTACATTAGATGGTCAAGTGATTATTGCTGGTAGAGTTGAATCCAGAGAGGATGAACATTCAGAAATCATCTTGTTTACAGAAGCTGAAGAAAATACATGGGTACCTATTGAAACGGGAATTCGTCTTTCTTTACAAGATCCCTTTTTTACTAAAATTGATAATACCATCATTTTAGGTGGTGTTGAGGTAAATTTCCTACCAACAGGACAAGCCAAATGGCGTACTGTCTTTTATCGTTTAGAAACGTGCCATAGCGCTGTGAAAATATTTGCTGGTCCCTGGGGGATGAAAGATTTACGTTTAAAACAATTAAATGATGGAAAAATTCTTGTATTAACACGCCCTCAAGGAACAAAAGGTGGTCGGGGAAAAATTGGTGCTGTGGTTATTGAAGATTTAACATCTTTGTCCATTGAAATTATTGAAAATGCAACGCTATTAGCCAATCAATTTACAGATAGTGAGTGGGGCGGAGCTAATGAAATTCACCAAATTGAAACGTCTATTTGGGTTTTAGGTCATATTGCTAAATTTGATGAAAAAAATGATCGTCATTATTACGCAATGGCTTTTGAATTAGATCTAGCCAATTTTGCTATGAAAAATGCCAAAATTATCGCAGAAAGAAAAGATTTCGCAGCTGGGCCAGCAAAACGACCAGATTTAGTAGACATTGTTTTTAGTGGCGGAATTGTAGTTAAAGATCAAAAAGCTGTGATATATGCTGGTATCAGTGATGCCAATGCTCAAAAATTAGAAATTGAAAATCCGTTTAGATAG
- a CDS encoding IS30 family transposase — protein sequence MTYTHLTTDELVMIESYFKINQSVAKTAHCLNRSRQTIHKVYLFFKQGKSALEYYQQYKKNKSNCGRRPLVLPEEQSEYIQRKVVQGWTPDVIVGRAAFPIRCSARTIYRMFKKGLFNPSDLPMKGKRKPNGHQERRGKQAFRRSIHEREKDYSQFSNEFGHLEGDTIVGLKHKSAVITLVERLSKVIITLKPCGRQAIDIENKLNHWFESVPKNLFKSITFDCGKEFSNWKQISNANDIAIYFADPGTPSQRGLNENSNGLLRRDGLLKSMDFNSVDESFIQSVASKRNNIPRKSLNYRTPLEVFLSYVSIDDLSNLI from the coding sequence ATGACCTATACCCATCTTACAACGGATGAACTTGTAATGATAGAGTCTTATTTCAAAATAAATCAATCTGTTGCGAAAACTGCGCATTGCTTGAATCGTTCAAGACAAACGATCCATAAAGTATACCTGTTCTTCAAGCAAGGAAAATCAGCCTTAGAGTACTATCAACAGTATAAGAAAAACAAATCAAACTGTGGTAGACGCCCGCTTGTTTTACCTGAGGAACAATCAGAATATATTCAAAGAAAGGTTGTTCAAGGATGGACACCCGATGTGATTGTTGGTCGTGCAGCGTTTCCTATTCGTTGTTCTGCTCGTACCATTTATCGTATGTTCAAAAAGGGGCTATTTAATCCTTCTGACTTACCGATGAAAGGCAAGCGTAAACCAAATGGACATCAAGAAAGACGTGGAAAACAAGCTTTCCGTCGCTCTATTCATGAACGTGAAAAAGATTATAGCCAATTCTCAAATGAGTTTGGTCACCTTGAAGGTGACACTATCGTAGGTTTGAAACATAAAAGTGCTGTAATTACCTTAGTTGAACGATTATCAAAAGTTATCATCACATTGAAACCGTGTGGTAGACAAGCGATTGATATTGAAAACAAATTAAATCATTGGTTTGAATCTGTACCGAAAAATCTATTCAAATCCATCACTTTTGATTGTGGAAAGGAATTTTCAAATTGGAAACAGATCAGTAATGCCAATGATATTGCCATTTATTTCGCTGATCCAGGAACGCCGTCTCAAAGAGGCCTAAACGAGAATTCTAACGGATTGTTACGTAGAGATGGTTTATTGAAATCTATGGATTTCAATTCAGTAGATGAATCTTTTATTCAATCTGTCGCATCGAAACGAAATAATATTCCTAGAAAATCACTGAATTATCGAACACCTTTGGAAGTATTTTTGAGTTACGTAAGTATTGATGATTTGTCTAACTTAATTTGA